In Papaver somniferum cultivar HN1 chromosome 9, ASM357369v1, whole genome shotgun sequence, the genomic stretch AAACACCTGGCAGTCCTGACCAACTCAATTGATGAACATCAACTCAATTATATGACACCTGCAGATACACTAACTTCAAATAAACAGTGACAGTGTATTTGAACCCTAGACATCGTTGTACAACTACCAACAACCAGACCAACTCAATGCAGATAGACTAAAttcaaaatgaaaaaacaatttgAGGTAAGATGATTGTTTACACCTAAAGTTGTGCACCACAGACCAGTCAGCAGACTGATCAAAGTCCAGTAGCACAAATTGATATAGTCAGaaatatttatgattattttaaaaacatataaacaaggTCAAGAAAGATAACATATCACCCATTTGACATAAGTTATCATCTGGGAcatcaactatacgaaattgtgTTTGTGGAGTTAGAATTGCTTCTGTTGTTTAAACACAAGATGAAGCTAGTTGGTGGCATCATGAATGTGTAAAGCAACTGGTGATAGATTGACGGAGGTGTTGGTGGTCTGTGGAGATggacagggggttagtcctcgagtgattttggGGGAGtcgagtgtattttaaatcttggggattttaagagagtttgagagagtgtagggagtttgagagagtttggtgtttttgagttcagggagtttgggggagtgtagggagtttgagagagtttattagagggagtttgggaaaGTTTGatagagttcactcctaactcattctcttaagaaacaataaaccctcatttgcaaataaaaatgatctttaatcaaaagaaaataaataaataaaaatgatccTATGTCTgcatcaatagtatgttattgttGTGCAACGAGGATAATTTTTCCCCCTAcattttaacggtctccatacaattgtaactccctttgttcacgaacattttcccacatatcatccgctatactctttctccatgcattagcttcttgacgttgttgttcttgagtttgttgtgtcaaaacttcgtcgtcatttacaagcgttgatggatgggtatcttcctcttcctcgactgGAAACTCATCTGAATGGCATTCTTTTCGCAAGAAGTTGTGTAAGCCTGCACAAGCTGTCACTATCTCCGCTTGCACttgatacggaaatggaggttgagacttaaagatcaagaaacgagacttcaaAACACcaaacaatctttcaactacattcctcaaagaagcatgacgcatgttaaataattcttcagcctttttcgcatgattacccgtaccagaaaattctttcaaatgataacgttggccacgaaatggtgttaaacaatatcgccggtttgcaaacccaccatcccccaagtaatatttacctgaataaaacacaaaaagaaaacttcgtcaagtagaatccaaatataacttaaccaaaaaatcaatacttcacattagataaaagtaaaaataccttgcggtattttcagtccatttctttt encodes the following:
- the LOC113312724 gene encoding uncharacterized protein LOC113312724; this encodes MSDLHLSTDSEDQAFDTEDESSDDEEYVLSGWEGSAHDSKILNDAMKKYYLGDGGFANRRYCLTPFRGQRYHLKEFSGTGNHAKKAEELFNMRHASLRNVVERLFGVLKSRFLIFKSQPPFPYQVQAEIVTACAGLHNFLRKECHSDEFPVEEEEDTHPSTLVNDDEVLTQQTQEQQRQEANAWRKSIADDMW